The proteins below are encoded in one region of Candidatus Atribacteria bacterium:
- a CDS encoding 5-formyltetrahydrofolate cyclo-ligase — protein sequence MNKEEIRRDTLKKRLSQSTEDVREKSQKILLNLSQTIEYKNSQNILFYAATKSEVQTEEIIKMSIKMGKNVFIPIILPEYPDLIPSKIYDFDVELEKGSKGILQPKKEYQRLCPPEDLDLIIVPGVAFDSQGNRIGRGLGYYDNFLKKVRSSVKIIALAFEIQIVKKIISDKNDIPVHKIITEKRIINSI from the coding sequence ATGAACAAAGAGGAAATACGAAGGGACACACTAAAAAAAAGACTTTCCCAATCTACTGAAGATGTCAGGGAAAAAAGTCAAAAAATATTATTAAATCTATCCCAGACAATAGAGTATAAAAATTCCCAAAATATTCTGTTTTATGCTGCCACTAAAAGCGAAGTGCAAACGGAAGAAATAATTAAAATGTCTATTAAGATGGGTAAAAATGTTTTTATTCCAATTATCTTACCAGAATACCCTGACTTAATCCCTTCAAAAATATATGATTTTGATGTTGAATTAGAAAAAGGCAGTAAGGGGATTTTACAGCCAAAAAAAGAATACCAAAGATTATGCCCGCCAGAAGATCTTGATTTAATAATAGTCCCCGGAGTGGCTTTTGATTCGCAGGGTAATAGAATTGGTAGAGGATTGGGATATTATGATAATTTTTTAAAAAAAGTTCGATCTTCTGTTAAAATAATTGCTTTAGCCTTTGAAATACAGATAGTTAAAAAAATAATCTCCGATAAAAATGATATACCGGTTCATAAAATAATTACCGAGAAAAGAATAATTAATAGTATATAG